One window of the Nitrospirota bacterium genome contains the following:
- a CDS encoding BglII/BstYI family type II restriction endonuclease yields the protein MKYELTYFHCGDQLRRTLAAEIAEVESVVASVQWDQEFHYGEAETTHDHQTAYNKAIAARFLELGWEPQPLLREEPKLIGDFRKGLVFVEVQFGNSSTLYRDYYKFQYGLANGLLSLAVLIVPTSAKKFFPTRAASVQNMAEYQLAKTCLSVLPINVPTLLIGLLPEN from the coding sequence ATGAAGTATGAGCTCACATATTTTCACTGTGGCGATCAGCTCAGACGCACTTTGGCTGCTGAAATAGCAGAGGTCGAGTCGGTCGTTGCTTCCGTACAATGGGATCAAGAATTCCATTATGGCGAGGCAGAGACCACGCATGATCATCAAACCGCATACAACAAGGCCATCGCTGCACGGTTCCTGGAACTCGGATGGGAACCACAGCCGCTTCTCCGGGAGGAACCCAAGCTGATCGGGGATTTTCGCAAAGGGCTCGTGTTCGTTGAAGTGCAGTTTGGCAACAGCTCGACCTTGTACCGGGATTACTATAAGTTCCAGTACGGTCTGGCTAATGGGCTTCTTTCCTTAGCTGTCCTGATCGTTCCCACGTCAGCAAAGAAATTCTTCCCCACAAGAGCAGCGAGCGTTCAAAACATGGCAGAATATCAACTTGCAAAGACCTGCCTGAGCGTCCTGCCGATCAATGTGCCGACATTGCTGATCGGCCTTCTGCCGGAGAACTGA
- a CDS encoding S24/S26 family peptidase — protein sequence MEPKIKDGQLYLFRKDPGGSRNGKIILCQVRGFAGEAPVALIKQYRSARTSSNENIGEAKAIVLSSLNEKHEDIVLTGGEHLSVIGIFERVIEE from the coding sequence ATGGAGCCGAAGATCAAGGATGGCCAATTGTACCTTTTTAGGAAGGACCCGGGAGGCAGTCGAAACGGCAAGATCATACTCTGCCAGGTGCGTGGGTTTGCCGGCGAGGCACCTGTTGCGTTGATCAAACAATATCGAAGTGCAAGGACTTCAAGCAATGAAAATATCGGTGAAGCGAAAGCGATCGTTCTCTCCTCCCTAAACGAGAAACATGAGGATATCGTTTTGACGGGAGGGGAGCATCTGTCAGTGATAGGGATATTTGAGAGAGTCATTGAGGAGTAG
- the glmS gene encoding glutamine--fructose-6-phosphate transaminase (isomerizing) codes for MSGIVGYVGKKDSLQLLFDGLTRLEYRGYDSSGIAFKNGSGIEVYKTPGSLKDLQKMLPTPLPIITIGIGHTRWATHGAPSTANAHPHTVKGVSVVHNGIIENYRELRTELEAAGHVFSSQTDTEVVPQLIARYLDRGLPIDEAIQHAVAHLRGAYALGIIHEGTPETLFAVCNNSPLVIGIGADAQYLASDVPALLPYTRNFIHLEDGHMAVLRSSGVDLKHVDSREPLPLEGKIVTNNWTPAMAEKQGYDHFMLKEIYEQPQGVMDTLREWLDDTNRLMDEMGISGTIRDLRRLHIAACGTSYHAGLVGRYMIEKFVHLPVAVDIASEFRDMSPIIPKGTVLITITQSGETADTLAAQRVAKENGARTLTICNVVGSTTTREADSVLYTRAGLEIGVVSTKAFTAQLAALSLLGIALGAKKGKISNLEIQTLKPFLLDLPGLIRQALQTDEKVREIAKTLAGAKSMLYVGRGINYPVALEGALKMKELAYIHADGYPAGEIKHGPIALIEEGVPVVFLATIDGLHERILSNIEDVRARGGRIIVVTDSPAAFRNKADDMIVVPATHPALVPFVTIVPLQLLAYHVAVIKGCNVDQPRNLSKSITVEDKCHNTGCSYSRFCRTSIACAAITPDEKKSIAHKVVRLLHLSNWEQMSAASLLESSGQELGKAVHQEQASKGLSTCFVSPY; via the coding sequence GTGAGCGGAATCGTCGGATATGTCGGGAAAAAAGATTCTTTGCAGCTTCTCTTTGACGGTCTTACCCGTCTGGAGTACCGAGGCTACGATTCGTCGGGAATCGCATTCAAGAACGGATCGGGGATCGAGGTTTACAAGACTCCGGGCAGTCTGAAGGACCTCCAGAAAATGCTGCCGACCCCCTTACCAATCATTACGATCGGTATCGGCCACACCCGATGGGCCACCCATGGGGCGCCGTCCACGGCCAACGCCCATCCGCACACCGTAAAAGGCGTCTCCGTGGTGCACAACGGCATCATTGAGAATTACCGCGAGCTCAGGACCGAACTGGAAGCTGCAGGACATGTCTTTTCCTCACAGACGGACACGGAGGTAGTGCCCCAGCTGATCGCCCGCTATCTTGACCGCGGTCTTCCCATCGACGAGGCGATCCAGCACGCGGTCGCGCACCTTCGCGGGGCTTATGCCCTGGGGATCATCCACGAGGGCACGCCGGAAACGCTGTTCGCGGTCTGCAACAACAGCCCCCTCGTCATCGGAATAGGCGCGGATGCCCAGTACCTCGCGTCCGATGTTCCCGCCCTCCTCCCCTATACGAGGAACTTCATCCATCTCGAAGACGGGCACATGGCCGTGCTCAGAAGCAGCGGGGTCGATCTGAAGCATGTCGATTCCCGGGAGCCCCTGCCGCTCGAAGGGAAGATCGTAACGAACAACTGGACGCCAGCGATGGCCGAGAAGCAGGGATACGATCATTTCATGCTCAAGGAGATATACGAGCAGCCCCAGGGGGTCATGGACACCCTGCGGGAGTGGCTGGACGACACGAACAGGCTGATGGACGAGATGGGCATCTCGGGCACCATCAGGGATCTCAGGCGGCTCCATATCGCGGCCTGCGGTACTTCGTACCATGCCGGTCTCGTCGGCCGGTATATGATCGAGAAGTTCGTGCATCTCCCCGTGGCCGTGGACATCGCCTCGGAGTTCCGGGACATGAGCCCGATCATCCCGAAGGGAACGGTGCTCATCACCATCACGCAGTCCGGAGAAACGGCCGATACCCTCGCGGCGCAACGCGTAGCCAAGGAGAACGGAGCGCGGACCCTGACGATCTGCAATGTCGTGGGCAGCACGACCACGCGCGAGGCCGATTCGGTCCTCTACACGCGCGCGGGGCTGGAGATCGGCGTGGTATCCACCAAGGCCTTTACCGCCCAGCTTGCCGCCCTGAGTCTCCTGGGCATTGCCCTGGGCGCCAAGAAAGGCAAGATCAGCAACCTCGAGATCCAGACGCTCAAGCCGTTCCTGCTCGACCTGCCGGGGCTCATCCGGCAGGCGCTCCAGACCGATGAAAAGGTCAGGGAGATCGCAAAGACCCTGGCTGGCGCCAAGAGCATGCTCTACGTCGGCCGGGGGATAAACTACCCCGTCGCGCTCGAAGGCGCGCTCAAGATGAAGGAGCTCGCCTACATTCACGCTGACGGGTATCCGGCCGGTGAAATAAAACACGGCCCCATCGCGCTGATCGAGGAAGGCGTCCCCGTGGTTTTCCTGGCAACGATCGACGGCCTGCACGAGCGGATCCTGTCGAACATCGAGGACGTAAGGGCGCGGGGAGGAAGGATCATCGTGGTCACCGATTCGCCCGCCGCCTTCCGCAACAAGGCGGACGACATGATCGTGGTGCCGGCGACGCATCCCGCGCTCGTTCCTTTTGTCACCATCGTGCCGCTGCAGCTCCTCGCCTATCATGTCGCCGTGATCAAAGGCTGTAATGTCGACCAGCCGAGGAATCTGTCCAAGAGCATAACCGTCGAGGACAAGTGTCATAATACCGGCTGCAGCTATTCCCGTTTTTGCCGCACGAGCATAGCCTGCGCGGCAATCACGCCGGACGAGAAAAAAAGCATCGCCCACAAGGTGGTCAGGCTTTTACATCTCAGCAACTGGGAGCAAATGTCCGCTGCCAGCCTGCTCGAATCCAGCGGGCAGGAACTGGGGAAAGCAGTGCATCAGGAACAGGCGTCGAAGGGGCTGAGCACCTGCTTCGTGTCCCCCTACTAG
- a CDS encoding D-glycerate dehydrogenase — protein sequence MTHPLPQDWVASLQGRVRLLVGRAEPPGFGLQLLEQLPEAEGIVSMLIDRVDDVLLRRAPRLRVVSNYAVGYDNIDVPACTRRRIPVGNTPGVLTDATADLAMTLLLTCARGTMKAAMDARSGLWRAWTPTGWLGADLRGATLGIIGMGKIGRAMAERAKGFGLNIVYFKPNRDRSIESALGTRYLPLDDLLRESDFVSLHCRLTPQTLGLINEAALQKMKRTAFLVNTARGPVVETAALVRALQEGWIAGAGIDVTDPEPLPAGHPLYDLPNCLVAPHIGSATHGTRRRMAEMACENLLAGLDGRPLPNCVNREIYG from the coding sequence ATGACACATCCGCTGCCGCAGGACTGGGTGGCATCCCTGCAGGGCCGCGTACGGCTGCTGGTCGGCCGCGCAGAGCCGCCCGGCTTTGGCCTGCAGCTCCTCGAACAGCTCCCTGAGGCCGAAGGGATCGTGTCCATGCTCATTGACAGGGTCGATGATGTCTTGCTCCGCCGCGCCCCGCGCCTGCGCGTTGTGAGCAACTATGCCGTGGGCTACGATAATATCGACGTTCCTGCCTGCACCCGCAGAAGGATCCCGGTCGGGAACACCCCCGGCGTTCTGACGGACGCCACCGCGGACCTGGCCATGACGCTCCTGCTGACCTGCGCGCGCGGGACCATGAAAGCCGCGATGGATGCCCGCAGCGGTCTCTGGCGCGCCTGGACGCCCACGGGCTGGCTGGGCGCCGACCTGCGCGGGGCCACGCTCGGCATCATCGGCATGGGAAAGATCGGCAGGGCTATGGCCGAGCGGGCAAAAGGGTTCGGCCTGAACATCGTCTACTTCAAGCCGAACCGCGACCGGTCGATCGAATCAGCGCTTGGCACGCGATATCTCCCGCTGGACGACCTGCTCCGGGAGAGCGACTTCGTCTCCCTCCACTGTCGGCTCACCCCGCAGACACTCGGCCTGATCAATGAGGCGGCCCTGCAAAAAATGAAGCGTACCGCCTTTCTGGTCAATACCGCGCGCGGCCCGGTCGTCGAGACCGCGGCCCTCGTGCGCGCCCTGCAGGAAGGCTGGATCGCCGGCGCAGGGATCGACGTCACTGATCCGGAGCCGCTGCCGGCGGGCCATCCTCTCTACGATCTGCCGAATTGTCTTGTGGCCCCCCATATCGGCTCGGCCACGCACGGCACGCGCCGCCGCATGGCGGAAATGGCCTGCGAGAACCTGCTTGCCGGGCTCGACGGACGCCCACTCCCGAATTGCGTCAACAGGGAGATCTATGGATAG
- a CDS encoding GNAT family N-acetyltransferase, whose translation METVKRSTAKNGLEITIRPAEADDSCSIIDTVRSNAVERSYVLMEQYGADIASERDYIGALDRKKNLLIVAETGGEVVGCLAALQADAGMRPETSHILHVGLHLREPFRGLGIGRNLLDYSMEWAGEMGYKKLEANIFTTNKRSLSLFKKAGFLEEGVRQNRIRMGAEYISEVLMGKLL comes from the coding sequence ATGGAAACCGTGAAGAGGTCAACGGCAAAGAACGGGCTGGAAATAACCATCAGGCCGGCCGAGGCTGACGACTCCTGCTCGATCATCGATACGGTGCGGTCGAACGCGGTTGAGCGCAGCTATGTGCTGATGGAGCAGTACGGCGCGGACATAGCTTCCGAGCGGGATTATATCGGGGCGCTGGACAGGAAGAAAAACCTTCTCATCGTTGCGGAAACGGGCGGCGAAGTCGTGGGCTGCCTCGCGGCACTCCAGGCGGATGCAGGCATGAGGCCGGAGACCAGCCACATCCTCCACGTCGGGCTTCATCTGAGGGAACCCTTCCGGGGGCTCGGCATCGGGCGCAACCTGCTCGACTACTCCATGGAATGGGCCGGCGAGATGGGATATAAAAAACTCGAGGCAAATATTTTCACGACGAACAAGCGATCCCTCAGCCTGTTCAAGAAGGCCGGTTTCCTGGAAGAGGGAGTGAGGCAGAACAGGATCCGCATGGGCGCCGAGTATATCAGCGAAGTGCTGATGGGGAAGCTGCTCTGA